The Candidatus Dadabacteria bacterium genome contains the following window.
CTTTCATCAGCCGTTTCACCGCCTTTTCAACGGCGTTTTTGCACGGGGCGCATTCGTATTCAAAGAGGGGCATTGTCGCTGTCGCCTACTGCTTGAAATACTGGTTCAGGTTGTCCTGCCCGACCCAGTTTTGCTGTTCCTCGTCTTTCTGGATTTTGTAGTCTTTGTGCCATCCGATATCGTCTCCGGGACCCGGCTCGCGGTCTCTCTTGTCAAAGATCGCCTTGAAGGTTGAAAACACCCTTATCGCCTTTTTGCTCCCGCAGGACGGGCAGGGCGGCGCGGGTCCGCCGACTTCCACAATCTCGCTGAATCTGAAATCTTTCAGTTCAAGATACAGTATGTTTCCGCCGTCAAGCGTATAGCGAAACCTTCGCGCCGCCCGCGAGCGGGTCTTTTCGCCGACTGAGAAAACCGGCGCCCCGTCTTTTTCTTTTGTAACCTCAATGTAGAGAAACCCCGGATTGCCTTTTGAGATTGCCGAGGCGTTTTTTTTGGTAAGACGGCGGACGAGGGCGGAGATGTCGCCGTTAAACTTTCCC
Protein-coding sequences here:
- a CDS encoding zinc ribbon domain-containing protein, which translates into the protein MPIYEYECEQCAGKFNGDISALVRRLTKKNASAISKGNPGFLYIEVTKEKDGAPVFSVGEKTRSRAARRFRYTLDGGNILYLELKDFRFSEIVEVGGPAPPCPSCGSKKAIRVFSTFKAIFDKRDREPGPGDDIGWHKDYKIQKDEEQQNWVGQDNLNQYFKQ